A genomic segment from Aspergillus chevalieri M1 DNA, chromosome 7, nearly complete sequence encodes:
- a CDS encoding uncharacterized protein (SECRETED:SignalP(1-16)) has protein sequence MTQATVACRTVCLAFAVRVLQCLLKLNLRSNQMPSQRVAPPGGGGVTFSFTEVKFFLQGRGGHQLAYVVSISKAATSGAD, from the exons ATGACACAGGCAACTGTAGCTTGTCGCA CTGTCTGCTTGGCTTTTGCAGTGAGGGTCTTGCAGTGTTTGTTGAAGCTCAacctccggtcaaaccagatgcctaGCCAACGCGTTGCACCGCCAGGAGGGGGAGGTGTGACT ttCAGTTTTACTGAAGTCAAAT TTTTCCtccaaggaaggggaggccaCCAGTTGGCATATGTCGTCAGCATATCCAAAGCGGCCACGTCGGGTGCAGACTGA
- a CDS encoding uncharacterized protein (COG:S;~EggNog:ENOG410Q58K;~InterPro:IPR001019,IPR011025,IPR027417,IPR021842;~go_function: GO:0003924 - GTPase activity [Evidence IEA];~go_function: GO:0019001 - guanyl nucleotide binding [Evidence IEA];~go_function: GO:0031683 - G-protein beta/gamma-subunit complex binding [Evidence IEA];~go_process: GO:0007165 - signal transduction [Evidence IEA];~go_process: GO:0007186 - G protein-coupled receptor signaling pathway [Evidence IEA]), which produces MEFFKHSIMGCSSSEPTDPAGVETPQHNTKINKLLKAEKKRMSRTIKVLLLGAGESGKSTIIKQMRIMYEGGFSNDERRQTRVIIYSNMVVAFNVLLDIMTAEKIVFETERAKYAANFIVKSQSIMACDGPLDIAVCNAMRHLWEDGGVQRAVVKGHELAFHDKICSKEVTDALQNVILQHADIRTFVRHYEVDVDVDVQGIIRKTGSQTPFVRFACSLSASIDQNRLYKLSPEESKSLNWLPVVRARQDTVNKRRRKWDDRQAKLDRASIAYQAAFGHLDEGALSKHHRHLWERLDLFQDRTMEAKRKYNKAVCELRNEKQQQQN; this is translated from the exons ATGGAATTCTTTAAGCACAGTATCATGGGGTGTTCGAGTTCAGAACCCACAGACCCAGCAGGTGTTGAAACTCCACAGCACAACACCAAAATTAACAAGCTGTTGAAAgcggaaaagaaaagaatgagCAGGACCATCAAGGTCCTTTTGCTTG GTGCTGGAGAATCAGGGAAGTCAACAATTATCAAGCAAATGCGCATTATGTATGAGGGTGGATTCTCCAATGACGAACGCCGTCAGACACGGGTTATAATCTATTCCAACATGGTTGTCGCCTTCAATGTATTGCTGGATATCATGACTGCGGAGAAGATTGTTTTCGAGACTGAGAGAGCCAAG TATGCAGCCAATTTTATTGTTAAATCACAGTCCATTATGGCCTGCGATGGCCCTCTGGATATAGCAGTCTGTAACGCTATGAGACACCTGTGGGAGGATGGAGGGGTTCAAAGAGCTGTTGTTAAGGGTCATGAGCTTGCTTTTCACGATAAAATCTGCTCTA AAGAAGTTACCGATGCCCTCCAAAACGTCATTCTACAGCATGCAGATATCCGCACCTTCGTCCGGCATTATGAAgtggatgttgatgttgacgTTCAGGGAATTATCCGCAAAACAGGTTCTCAAACCCCATTTGTGCGATTTGCGTGCTCGTTGAGCGCCTCAATTGACCAAAACCGACTGTATAAGCTCTCTCCTGAAGAATCCAAATCCCTCAATTGGCTCCCTGTGGTTCGTGCACGGCAGGACACAGTAAACAAACGCAGGCGGAAATGGGATGACCGCCAAGCCAAGTTAGACCGTGCCAGTATAGCATATCAAGCTGCCTTTGGCCACCTTGATGAAGGAGCGCTTTCCAAGCACCACCGTCATTTATGGGAAAGGCTGGATCTTTTCCAGGATCGGACGATGGAAGCAAAACGGAAGTATAACAAAGCTGTCTGTGAACTTCGTAATGAgaagcaacaacagcagaacTGA
- a CDS encoding uncharacterized protein (COG:S;~EggNog:ENOG410PV3N) has translation MAPPKKQSKTLASTSKARKGAEDVDPAPEAPQANEQSENGGPLQKLIHDDRIVTQLDSAYLGSVVVDIRALSHNERNRAIDERFIEKLSEAFKCGVRRFAQEDRLKVTTTSKMLETVLADHVTETTTLMDLHKSLTRKTSDPNELIHIQVLPEGTTFELRNGQHRVSAMLKILQEAIERADAGEDITRPEAHDYLWAIDLYDDDKMTEDTLAALMANREVMHHSNSDGYNAVQILGRLESVPEKERGEIVRGSTFSDWVQTLFGLNLTHTARMGSVISHEGFQPYVFRYGMTRYGERRFTWTLGGKMVSSKLDFIWFREFDKFLEFTTKIFGHTAHLVRCEDWELILSVEAGRPDYPLRLLFYPRREDYWLNNKKRKNPWPLPPNYRNEQLPRLSSPYQTNDYRFDWRRPGFLKDLSEEDYHFIFSRLMENRNLPCPCWNDWCNLEKAVDKVKRILRHIAIWIDPDWTYPAAASHDLKDFQWDLEIQDLLFGDKNFDRPFSLDADRLRLARNFIDELVRQVQTDGFWKDPKLNDLLKPPPDTLASASHSAAYFERFLHPNWAAIIQHVVKSAGPVLTNAMSAYNDLGFLISNQMPYSPWGPVIGRTLKQNQAVCRTPSMLNKNEEEDLVQQGEIFGALWHYRSLKSKMLETISWGLKGGKKRPENLIGCEAEYEAAVVVLKDQAQVLERYGYTHAIDNFSEDLSAFSLDRSEPAAITIKETPGFLKCRPKMFTSQAEEIQAKIKEHNRSIQKNSVIRQSETQKRKRNETEDVEPGEGVEPEENTEATDNEN, from the exons ATGGCGCCGCCAAAGAAACAATCAAAAACCCTGGCCAGCACGAGCAAAGCCAGGAAAGGTGCTGAGGATGTTGACCCTGCTCCTGAGGCTCCTCAGGCTAACGAGCAATCTGAAAATGGTGGACCACTCCAGAAGCTCATCCATGACGATCGAATAGTCACCCAGCTTGACAGTGCATACCTTGGGAGTGTTGTGGTGGATATTCGTGCTCTCTCACATAATGAACGTAACCGAGCCATTGATGAACGTTTCATTGAGAAGCTTTCTGAGGCGTTCAAGTGTGGTGTTCGGCGTTTTGCACAGGAGGACCGCTTAAAAGTGACGACTACAAGCAAGATGTTGGAGACAGTTTTGGCAGATCATGTTACAGAAACGACTACGCTCATGGACCTCCACAAATCCCTTACCAGAAAAACTAGTGATCCT AATGAATTGATTCACATTCAAGTTTTGCCAGAAGGTACCACGTTTGAACTGCGAAATGGACAGCATCGGGTTTCAGCTATGCTCAAGATCCTTCAAGAGGCCATTGAACGCGCTGATGCTGGGGAAGACATCACACGACCTGAAGCCCATGACTATCTGTGGGCCATCGACCtttatgatgatgacaagaTGACAGAGGATACCCTTGCTGCCCTGATGGCCAATCGTGAAGTCATGCACCATTCAAACAGTGATGGCTACAATGCAGTCCAGATACTCGGTCGGCTGGAGAGTGTGCCAGAGAAAGAGCGAGGAGAAATTGTCAGAGGCTCAACTTTCTCTGACTGGGTGCAGACACTCTTTGGTCTGAATCTCACACACACTGCCCGGATGGGCTCTGTGATCAGCCATGAAGGCTTTCAGCCGTATGTTTTTCGATATGGAATGACACGATATGGAGAACGTCGCTTTACCTGGACCCTCGGAGGAAAAATGGTTTCATCAAAACTTGATTTT ATCTGGTTTCGAGAGTTTGATAAATTTCTCGAGTTCACCACAAAGATCTTCGGGCATACCGCGCACCTCGTTCGATGTGAGGACTGGGAGTTAATCCTCAGTGTTGAGGCTGGTCGGCCAGACTACCCTCTTCGGCTCCTGTTTTATCCACGCCGTGAGGACTATTGGTTGAATaacaaaaagcgcaagaatcCTTGGCCTTTGCCTCCAAATTATCGGAATGAGCAACTCCCGCGACTCTCAAGCCCCTACCAAACCAATGACTATCGCTTCGACTGGCGTCGCCCAGGGTTTCTCAAGGATCTCAGTGAAGAAGATTACCACTTCATCTTTTCACGCCTAATGGAGAATCGAAATCTCCCATGTCCATGCTG GAATGATTGGTGCAACCTGGAAAAAGCAGTTGACAAGGTCAAACGGATTCTTCGCCACATAGCTATATGGATTGACCCAGACTGGACATACCCTGCAGCAGCCTCGCATGATCTGAAGGACTTCCAATGGGACTTGGAGATCCAAGACCTTCTTTTCGGAGACAAGAATTTTGATCGTCCATTTTCTCTGGATGCTGACCGTCTTCGGTTAGCTCGTAATTTCATCGATGAGCTTGTGAGACAGGTCCAAACTGACGGCTTCTGGAAGGACCCAAAACTCAATGACCTA CTCAAACCACCCCCTGATACCCTTGCAAGTGCGTCGCACTCAGCTGCATATTTTGAGCGTTTCCTCCACCCGAATTGGGCTGCAATTATACAGCATGTTGTCAAGTCTGCCGGCCCGGTTCTGACCAATGCGATGAGCGCGTATAATGATCTGGGTTTTTTA ATCTCCAATCAGATGCCATACTCACCGTGGGGCCCGGTGATTGGCCGCACGCTTAAACAGAATCAAGCAGTTTGCCGAACTCCCTCAATGCTCAACAaaaatgaggaggaagacttgGTCCAGCAAGGTGAAATTTTTGGTGCCCTCTGGCACTACCGATCCCTCAAAAGCAAGATGCTGGAAACGATCAGTTGGGGGCTTAAGGGCGGGAAGAAGCGACCAGAGAATCTGATTGGATGTGAG GCGGAATATGAGGCGGCTGTGGTTGTTCTCAAGGACCAGGCACAAGTGCTTGAACGGTACGGCTATACACACGCAATCGATAATTTTTCCGAAGATTTGAGTGCATTTTCTTTGGATCGTTCAGAACCGGCCGCGATCACTATCAAGGAGACTCCTGGCTTCCTAAAATGTCGGCCGAAGATGTTCACAAGCCAAGCAGAGGAGATCCAAGCAAAGATCAAGGAGCACAACCGATCTATTCAGAAGAATAGTGTGATCAGACAGTCAGAGACCCAGAAGCGCAAGCGAAATGAGACAGAGGATGTAGAACCAGGAGAGGGTGTGGAACCGGAAGAGAACACAGAGGCAACTGACAACGAAAATTAA
- a CDS encoding uncharacterized protein (COG:L;~EggNog:ENOG410PY1H;~InterPro:IPR012337,IPR008906;~PFAM:PF05699;~go_function: GO:0046983 - protein dimerization activity [Evidence IEA]): MARDFLAVPASGVGVENLFSTARDVCHYRRNRLAPETIEAIMIQMSADRFELKREYISVEDGDNDEQNDVGYVDFNVELDVNYISDEEDLGGFEDDDRDRWADDDEEDGLRLPPLQSYQRPSAIHSPSMNAEAHSTTSQSEVINPHPQSATTRPRRVIHEPGYFQRLENGK; this comes from the coding sequence ATGGCCCGTGATTTCCTTGCAGTTCCAGCgagtggtgttggtgtcgaGAATCTGTTCAGTACTGCTCGGGATGTTTGCCACTATCGGCGTAACCGCCTCGCACCCGAAACAATTGAAGCAATTATGATCCAAATGTCTGCTGACCGCTTTGAACTGAAACGGGAATACATATCTGTTGAAGATGGTGACAATGATGAGCAGAACGATGTGGGATATGTGGATTTCAATGTTGAATTGGATGTCAACTATATcagtgatgaagaggatctAGGTGGatttgaggatgatgatagagATCGCTGggctgatgacgatgaggaagatggacTCAGACTACCTCCACTGCAGTCTTACCAGCGACCGTCTGCCATCCATTCACCATCCATGAACGCAGAAGCTCATTCTACGACAAGCCAGTCGGAGGTTATAAACCCACATCCTCAATCTGCAACAACCCGGCCACGTCGTGTTATCCATGAACCTGGATATTTTCAGCGCCTTGAGAACGGTAAATAG
- a CDS encoding uncharacterized protein (TransMembrane:1 (i48-67o)), protein MATNHSQWEYPTGDSEYASREVPPPGPPSGYEGYEDPHGKEKSDKKKMLAMGAAGLAVGGVVGAVAAHELGEDDEGAPPEEDGSSSSDEKDEEYAEEHYSD, encoded by the exons ATGGCCACCAACCACTCACAGTGGGAGTATCCAACCGGTGACTCGGAATATGCATCACGAGAAGTGCCACCGCCCGGACCGCCATCAGGGTATGAAGGTTATGAAGACCCACatgggaaagagaagagcgacaagaagaagatgtTAGCAATGGGGGCGGCTGGATTGgctgttggtggtgttgtgGGTGCTGTTGCGGCGCATGAGTTGG GTGAGGACGACGAGGGGGCTCCTCCAGAAGAGGATGGTTCATCCAGCTCCGACGAGAAGGATGAAGAGTACGCTGAAGAACACTACTCGGATTAA